A genomic region of Spodoptera frugiperda isolate SF20-4 chromosome 31, AGI-APGP_CSIRO_Sfru_2.0, whole genome shotgun sequence contains the following coding sequences:
- the LOC126912890 gene encoding uncharacterized protein LOC126912890 encodes MSGPYMGGLGKRQRSSKTESSEDENNGIFFSENDEQRKNVKRRHVAPRDAEVIPKFRPEDSNSNVMGWLHKIDQLGDIYGWDDTDRIFIMQLRLRGSARDWYEDLEEYNMSWEEWKNTLHTAFPRSTDYADKLERMLARTKEDKETMTKYYHEKLSLLRKCNIYGENAISCIIRGLPLELRANAKAYSCETPEQLYYGYLSALENLKPVVSTSTRRSSWVRGNAVQWNFNGTSTVQQQPKNCYVCRRPGHEAKDCRQQQRCENCRRNGHTTATCWFAPSSSRHQQQKEFASTTGNRSEDRGTRSTQDGRVLTTTGNTRRI; translated from the exons ATGTCTGGACCTTACATGGGTGGATTGGGGAAACGACAAAGAAGCAGTAAAACAGAAAGTTCGGAAGACGAAAATAATGGaatttttttttcggaaaacgATGAACAACGCAAGAATGTGAAAAGAAGACACGTTGCCCCTCGTGATGCTGAAGTTATACCAAAATTTCGCCCTGAGGATAGCAACAGTAATGTGATGGGGTGGCTTCACAAAATCGATCAGTTGGGAGATATTTATGGATGGGATGACACTGATCGCATATTTATCATGCAACTTCGATTACGCGGTTCTGCAAGGGACTGGTACGAAGATTTAGAAGAATATAATATGTCGTGGGAAGAGTGGAAGAATACACTACACACTGCTTTTCCTAGATCGACTGATTATGCTGACAAACTGGAGCGAATGCTGGCCAGAACAAAAGAAGACAAAGAGACAATGACTAAATATTACCACGAGAAATTGTCCCTACTACGAAAGTGTAACATCTACGGTGAAAATGCTATTTCGTGTATAATTCGAGGCTTGCCGCTGGAGTTGAGGGCTAATGCAAAGGCATACAGTTGTGAAACTCCCGAACAACTGTATTATGGCTACTTATCGGCACTGGAGAACCTGAAACCCGTGGTTTCAACCAGTACACGTAGATCTTCATGGGTGAGAGGAAACGCTGTGCAATGGAACTTCAATGGAACTTCGACTGTTCAACAACAGCCCAAGAATTGCTATGTTTGCCGGCGTCCAGGACACGAAGCAAAGGATTGCAGACAACAACAGCGCTGCGAGAACTGTCGGCGCAACGGACACACCACGGCTACGTGCTGGTTTGCTCCGAGTTCTTCACGTCATCAGCAACAAAAG gaATTTGCATCTACAACCGGAAACCGCAGCGAAGACCGTGGGACACGTTCTACACAGGATGGCCGAGTGTTAACAACCACTGGGAACACCAGACGCATCtaa
- the LOC118276299 gene encoding uncharacterized protein LOC118276299 isoform X1 — protein MNKTVTHPQSKQTIVDLTKFGPSVFTLTFALEVVGTEVWSDCDDGWVELGSIINGVKLIYQLYHGQIFEVEVVIYPHAAKIVYGNNYDWVRTWQFLERRFLAFSISHAFPVRVTEFRTFVATVTPHPGISVLSANAKAEKSPYIFFPPLQFGERRQFARVFDSEYPLKRYIWDLIWYRVVVYIPTTYLDGLFDTPYPVYGVRQQDAVLRQIQDAVLYRPPLVEVDNTSIKRRSSKTDKKKPEESNTKLEVKLSGDWILAGVGRVVPFVSTGNRIPELGEVIALISTGNLPSYDDLPIFFANVTNLVDLPLDHLLENNFTHIYTRWVVADEDRSSEQISLENVTPETKINFKDHHAVPLANATASDIMAIFLEEPFCIELRGIRIPPETQKSNFFGYDKSDRDFATGITPPIVNQDVDILIAQTKIDARALKKINGCVKREFSLFPPEPYIEPLEREGICTNDINAIRRKVKPDFVIQPNKILEAQMTLQVSIGLVGCKPHPVNMRYSRLYSLISDHGAIMVILRQITEINESLLLTGNNTGLLTGFALDTGDTVMLYVEGPKEGEILRVWERTADFYPIVKPLFSTSSNYIGRLYPELLLGAMPFNILKMFVPLSVLLGLTPIYARPALPLPTRAAVLKIGRLIGGRYSTVPCRRVMPTAMELKSFRLELCVAPRPPVTTNLNIPVVKTSNVTNVVPQKTVSTKSCGHSKHDEGSEQSVSWSGEKTK, from the exons atgaATAAGACGGTCACACATCCACAATCTAAGCAAACAATTGTAGACTTGACTAAGTTTGGTCCTAGCGTGTTTACCCTTACATTCGCCCTAGAAGTGGTAGGAACCGAGGTCTGGAGTGATTGTGACGATGGATGGGTAGAACTTGGAAGTATAATTAATGGAGTCAAATTGATATATCAATTGTACCATGGCCAAATATTTGAGGTGGAAGTTGTAATATATCCACACGCGGCTAAG ATCGTCTATGGAAACAATTACGATTGGGTTCGAACATGGCAGTTTTTAGAGAGAAGATTTTTGGCGTTTTCGATCAGCCATGCATTCCCAGTGAGAGTGACGGAATTCCGAACTTTCGTGGCAACAGTTACACCCCACCCCGGAATATCCGTACTTAGTGCTAA TGCTAAAGCCGAGAAATCTCCTTACATTTTTTTCCCTCCTCTGCAATTCGGTGAACGACGACAATTCGCCAGAGTCTTTGACTCTGAGTATCCCCTCAAGAGGTATATATGGGACTTGATATGGTATCGCGTTGTGGTATACATCCCGACCACGTATTTGGATGGCCTATTCGATACACCATATCCAGTTTATG GTGTCAGGCAACAGGATGCAGTACTTCGCCAAATACAAGATGCAGTTTTATATCGTCCTCCGTTGGTCGAGGTGGACAACACTAGTATTAAGAGACGTTCGAGTAAGACGGACAAAAAGAAACCTGAAGAATCGAACACAAAACTTGAAGTGAAACTTTCTGGGGATTGGATCTTGGCAG GTGTTGGAAGGGTTGTACCATTCGTAAGCACAGGTAACCGTATACCGGAGCTCGGTGAAGTAATAGCTCTGATTAGCACCGGTAATTTACCCTCGTATGACGACCTTCCGATTTTTTTCGCCAACGTTACTAATCTAGTTGATCTTCCATTGGATCATTTGTTAGAAAACAA TTTCACTCATATTTATACGAGATGGGTGGTTGCTGACGAAGATCGCTCTTCAGAACAAATATCTTTAGAAAATGTCACACCTGAAactaagattaattttaaagatcACCACGCAGTGCCATTGGCGAATGCTACAGCTTCTGATATCATGGCTATCTTTTTAGAAGAACCTTTTTGTATAGAg CTTCGTGGAATAAGAATACCACCGGAGACACAAAAATCAAACTTTTTTGGTTATGACAAAAGTGATCGAGATTTTGCAACGGGCATAACACCACCAATAGTTAATCAAGATGTGGATATTCTCATTGCACAGACGAAAATTGATGCGAGAGCCTTGAAAAAAATCAATGGTTGTGTGAAAAGAGAGTTTTCATTATTTCCCCCTGAGCCATATATTGAGCCACTGGAACGTGAAGGGATATGTACAAACGATATAAATGCAATAAGAAGGAAAGTCAAACCGGACTTTGTTATTCAACCAAATAAAATCTTAGAGGCACAGATGACATTACAAGTATCTATAGGTCTTGTAGGATGTAAGCCTCACCCAGTAAATATGAGATATTCAAGATTATATAGTCTTATTAGTGACCATGGTGCCATAATGGTTATATTACGACAAATAACAGAAATAAACGAGTCACTGCTACTAACTGGCAATAATACAGGTTTGTTGACAGGATTTGCTCTAGATACAGGAGACACTGTGATGTTATATGTAGAAGGGCCGAAAGAAGGTGAGATTTTACGAGTATGGGAAAGAACGGCAGATTTTTATCCCATTGTGAAACCTCTTTTCTCGACTTCCAGTAATTATATTGGAAGATTGTATCCTG AGTTGCTTCTTGGTGCCATGCCgttcaatattttgaaaatgtttgtgcCGTTATCGGTTTTGTTAGGGTTGACACCAATTTATGCTCGTCCAGCATTACCACTGCCCACTCGTGCT GCTGTGCTGAAGATAGGACGCTTAATTGGTGGAAGATACTCTACGGTTCCATGTCGACGCGTAATGCCAACAGCTATGGAACTGAAGAGTTTCAGACTAGAGCTGTGCGTGGCGCCGCGACCTCCAGTGACTACCAATTTAAATATTCCTGTAGTCAAAACAAGCAACGTAACTAATGTGGTACCTCAAAAGACAGTTTCTACAAAAAGTTGCG GTCACTCGAAACACGATGAAGGTTCTGAGCAAAGTGTGTCGTGGAGCGGTGAAAAAACGAAGTAA
- the LOC118276299 gene encoding uncharacterized protein LOC118276299 isoform X2, whose amino-acid sequence MNKTVTHPQSKQTIVDLTKFGPSVFTLTFALEVVGTEVWSDCDDGWVELGSIINGVKLIYQLYHGQIFEVEVVIYPHAAKIVYGNNYDWVRTWQFLERRFLAFSISHAFPVRVTEFRTFVATVTPHPGISVLSANAKAEKSPYIFFPPLQFGERRQFARVFDSEYPLKRYIWDLIWYRVVVYIPTTYLDGLFDTPYPVYGVRQQDAVLRQIQDAVLYRPPLVEVDNTSIKRRSSKTDKKKPEESNTKLEVKLSGDWILAGVGRVVPFVSTGNRIPELGEVIALISTGNLPSYDDLPIFFANVTNLVDLPLDHLLENNFTHIYTRWVVADEDRSSEQISLENVTPETKINFKDHHAVPLANATASDIMAIFLEEPFCIELRGIRIPPETQKSNFFGYDKSDRDFATGITPPIVNQDVDILIAQTKIDARALKKINGCVKREFSLFPPEPYIEPLEREGICTNDINAIRRKVKPDFVIQPNKILEAQMTLQVSIGLVGCKPHPVNMRYSRLYSLISDHGAIMVILRQITEINESLLLTGNNTGLLTGFALDTGDTVMLYVEGPKEGEILRVWERTADFYPIVKPLFSTSSNYIGRLYPELLLGAMPFNILKMFVPLSVLLGLTPIYARPALPLPTRAAVLKIGRLIGGRYSTVPCRRVMPTAMELKSFRLELCVAPRPPVTTNLNIPVVKTSNVTNVVPQKTVSTKSCGEMKN is encoded by the exons atgaATAAGACGGTCACACATCCACAATCTAAGCAAACAATTGTAGACTTGACTAAGTTTGGTCCTAGCGTGTTTACCCTTACATTCGCCCTAGAAGTGGTAGGAACCGAGGTCTGGAGTGATTGTGACGATGGATGGGTAGAACTTGGAAGTATAATTAATGGAGTCAAATTGATATATCAATTGTACCATGGCCAAATATTTGAGGTGGAAGTTGTAATATATCCACACGCGGCTAAG ATCGTCTATGGAAACAATTACGATTGGGTTCGAACATGGCAGTTTTTAGAGAGAAGATTTTTGGCGTTTTCGATCAGCCATGCATTCCCAGTGAGAGTGACGGAATTCCGAACTTTCGTGGCAACAGTTACACCCCACCCCGGAATATCCGTACTTAGTGCTAA TGCTAAAGCCGAGAAATCTCCTTACATTTTTTTCCCTCCTCTGCAATTCGGTGAACGACGACAATTCGCCAGAGTCTTTGACTCTGAGTATCCCCTCAAGAGGTATATATGGGACTTGATATGGTATCGCGTTGTGGTATACATCCCGACCACGTATTTGGATGGCCTATTCGATACACCATATCCAGTTTATG GTGTCAGGCAACAGGATGCAGTACTTCGCCAAATACAAGATGCAGTTTTATATCGTCCTCCGTTGGTCGAGGTGGACAACACTAGTATTAAGAGACGTTCGAGTAAGACGGACAAAAAGAAACCTGAAGAATCGAACACAAAACTTGAAGTGAAACTTTCTGGGGATTGGATCTTGGCAG GTGTTGGAAGGGTTGTACCATTCGTAAGCACAGGTAACCGTATACCGGAGCTCGGTGAAGTAATAGCTCTGATTAGCACCGGTAATTTACCCTCGTATGACGACCTTCCGATTTTTTTCGCCAACGTTACTAATCTAGTTGATCTTCCATTGGATCATTTGTTAGAAAACAA TTTCACTCATATTTATACGAGATGGGTGGTTGCTGACGAAGATCGCTCTTCAGAACAAATATCTTTAGAAAATGTCACACCTGAAactaagattaattttaaagatcACCACGCAGTGCCATTGGCGAATGCTACAGCTTCTGATATCATGGCTATCTTTTTAGAAGAACCTTTTTGTATAGAg CTTCGTGGAATAAGAATACCACCGGAGACACAAAAATCAAACTTTTTTGGTTATGACAAAAGTGATCGAGATTTTGCAACGGGCATAACACCACCAATAGTTAATCAAGATGTGGATATTCTCATTGCACAGACGAAAATTGATGCGAGAGCCTTGAAAAAAATCAATGGTTGTGTGAAAAGAGAGTTTTCATTATTTCCCCCTGAGCCATATATTGAGCCACTGGAACGTGAAGGGATATGTACAAACGATATAAATGCAATAAGAAGGAAAGTCAAACCGGACTTTGTTATTCAACCAAATAAAATCTTAGAGGCACAGATGACATTACAAGTATCTATAGGTCTTGTAGGATGTAAGCCTCACCCAGTAAATATGAGATATTCAAGATTATATAGTCTTATTAGTGACCATGGTGCCATAATGGTTATATTACGACAAATAACAGAAATAAACGAGTCACTGCTACTAACTGGCAATAATACAGGTTTGTTGACAGGATTTGCTCTAGATACAGGAGACACTGTGATGTTATATGTAGAAGGGCCGAAAGAAGGTGAGATTTTACGAGTATGGGAAAGAACGGCAGATTTTTATCCCATTGTGAAACCTCTTTTCTCGACTTCCAGTAATTATATTGGAAGATTGTATCCTG AGTTGCTTCTTGGTGCCATGCCgttcaatattttgaaaatgtttgtgcCGTTATCGGTTTTGTTAGGGTTGACACCAATTTATGCTCGTCCAGCATTACCACTGCCCACTCGTGCT GCTGTGCTGAAGATAGGACGCTTAATTGGTGGAAGATACTCTACGGTTCCATGTCGACGCGTAATGCCAACAGCTATGGAACTGAAGAGTTTCAGACTAGAGCTGTGCGTGGCGCCGCGACCTCCAGTGACTACCAATTTAAATATTCCTGTAGTCAAAACAAGCAACGTAACTAATGTGGTACCTCAAAAGACAGTTTCTACAAAAAGTTGCGGTGAGATGAAGAATTAA